The Bacteroidota bacterium genome includes the window ACAAATTCAACCTCTACTCCTATAGCCTGAAAGACCTTGAAGAGACAAATCTCGGTGAGGTTGCCGGATATGAAATCTCTGCCGACGAGAAAAAGATGCTTGTAAGAGTCGGAAATTCTTATGGAATTATACCTCTTCCCTCTGCTCCTGTAAAAATAAAAGATGCCCTGAATCTTTCCGATCTAAAGGTATCACTCGACAGAAAAGCTGAATGGAAACAGATATTCAATGAGTCATGGCGCCAGATGCGTGACTTTTTCTATGCGAAAAACATGCATGGTGTCGACTGGGCTGCCGTAAAAAAACAATATGAAGTGCTGCTTCCCTATGTAAATCACAGAGTCGACCTGACCTACATCATCGGTGAAATGATCGGTGAACTGAACATCGGGCATGCCTATGTCGGAGGAGGTGACTATCCCAAAGCTGCAAGAATCGCCCTGGGGCTTCTCGGTGCAAAACTCGAAAAAGATGCCTCCGGATATGTGAAGGTAAAGAAAATCCTTTCAGGACAAAACTGGGACAAAGACTTCCGTTCCCCTCTCACAGAAATTGGCGTAAATGTGAAGGAAGGTGATTATATCATCGCCGTGAACGGAAAATCTGTGAAGGATATGGATAACATTTACGAATCGCTCGTCGACCGTGCAGGAAAACAGGTGGTACTTACCGTCAATACAACTGCTGACGAAAAAGGTTCGAGAGATGTTACCGTGGTTCCGGTTGCAGATGAACAGAATCTTTATTATCTCAACTGGGTTGAAGGAAACATTCAAAAAATTACCAAAGCCACCGACGGAAAAGTCGGCTACATCCACATCCCTGACATGGGTGTAAACGGACTGAACTGGTTTGTTAAATATTACTATCCGCAACTAAACAAAGAAGCCCTTATTATTGACGACAGAGGAAACGGCGGCGGAAATGTGTCTCCTCAAATACTTGAGAGACTCGCCAGAATGCCGGTCATGATGAACTACAGAAGAAATTCCATCAATACATTCAATCCAACCGGAATGCATGTAGGACCCAAGATTCTCCTGATGGATGAGTTCTCTGCGTCGGATGGCGACATCTTCCCTTATCGTTTCAGGGCTTCAGGCCTCGGCAAACTTGTTGGGAAAAGATCATGGGGTGGTGTTGTGGGAATTTCCGGTTCACTTCCCTTTGTCGATGGTGGCACTCTGAACAAACCGGAATTTGGTCCTTATGATCTGAAGGAAGCTAAATGGATTATGGAGGGGCATGGTGTCGATCCTGATATAGTTGTCGACAACGACCCTGCACTCGAATTTTCAGGAACTGATGAACAGCTCAACAAGGGAATCGAACTGATACTGAAAGAACTGGAAAAGAATCCGGTTAAAAAGAATCCTGTTCCCGCTTTCCCGGATAAAAGCAAATAAAAGTCGTAACTGAACATAAAAAAAGGCTGCCTGATCGCCCGGGCAGCCTTTTTTTTAATTAATTACTCTACTTTTTATCTGCAGGTACCAGCTTAAGGTTGTCTTTTGCTCCCTGGTTGTTAGGATCGAGAACCAGAATTTTTTCGTAGGAATCTCTGAAATTTTGTTTCCAGGTATCTTTGAATTCAGGTTTATCCTGACTTTGGAAGTAAAAATAACCCATATAATCATATGCATTAATGAGCTGTGTCTTGAATTTCTCCGGAGTTTTACCTGCGATTGCAATAAAACTGTCAAATACAGGTTTTGCAATTCCAAACTTGGTGGAGTCAAGAGTCTCTATCTGAGAGAGGCACAATGCTTTGTAAAAATAACCGAGAGCAAAGTCAGCCTTTTGGCTTAACAGGCTGTCGAACGCCACAATACCGGCATCGTAATTCTTCCCGAAATAGTAAGCCATTCCAAGGTTGTAATATTCTCTCTGTGCCAGTCCGCGTTCGAGCTGTTCTTTCTTTTTATAACTCTTTGCAGCAGATTCCCAGTCTTTCTTCTTGAAATAGTATGCTGCAACATCACCAAGAAGAGTTGATTTGGTGGAATCGAGATCGACAGCTTTGATGTAATTCAGAACTGCAATCGAGTCGTTCCCGATTTTCTTCTGGTTTTTACCATAAAGTTCGTAATCATACGCTTTGATCTTTGGCTGTTCAACGAATGAGAAATATTTATCGAATGATGCGATTGCATTTGTTGAGTCGCCCGTCATATCGTATGCATAAGCCTGAAGAACCCACATGTCGGCATTCTTTCCATCGCTGGCAAGAAACTCTTTGGTGGTTGCAACTGTCCCGACATAATCTTTTCCGTTATACTGGATAATGGCAAATCTTCTGAGATTGGGAAGTGTCTTTTCCGACTTTTGCAGATATTCTTTATAGTTCTGGATTGCCTTTGCATAGTCTTCCATGTCGTAGTTCATTTCTGCAATCTCACGATATGCAGGAGCGTAGTCAGGGTTGAGTTTCAGTGCATCCTGAAATTTAATTTCGGCAGAACCATATTGCTTGATCAGTCTGTAAACCTGTCCATACCCCACATGTGCGGCAGGCTTATTACTCTGGATATCGAGTGCTGATTTGAAGAATTTAAGTGCATTTGTGCCGTCAGGAATGGTATAATAGATCTTTCCGGCTGCGATCAGGAGATCGTAGTTTTTTGGATCTTTTGAGAGATTTTTCAGGATGGCATCAATTCCAAGTTCGCAAATATCCTTGTCGGCACCACCAACATAAATGGCATCAGAGAGGTCAATGAGAAATTCGACATCATAAATCGTTGTCCCTTTTTTCTCAGTGGAAACTTTTGCGAGTGCCTGCGAAATCAGGTCTTTGGCAAGAGCAAAGTTCTTATCTTTGAATGCGAGGGTGGCGGCTCCAAGCATGTAGTAAGGATCGCCGGCAGCAGTCGCAGTAAATTTATCCAACACCATTTTTGCGCTGTCATTTCTTGCAATATGCTGGTAGGCATGTGCTAAAAAATAACCATACTTAATATTGCCAGGTTCTTCAGCCAGCAACTTGTTGTATGTCAGCAGTGCATTTGTGTAGCTTTCGTTTTCCAGATATTTGTGGGCATCTTTAAGATTTTGAGCATTACTTACTGTGAATGCACCAACAACAAAGAGGAGGGAAAGCAAGATTGTCTTTTTCATATATATTCCGGCTTTACTTGATTTGAATATTTTCGTTTGTTATTTGTAAGATTCTGACGGGCATCCGTGCAGGCACCAGACCAAATCTGAGCACTGTCCGCTGTCCCGGTTCGCTTGCCACATAGGCGGTAAATCCCTGTCCTAAACCTGCCCTGCCTTCAAAGTTCACTGAAGTGAGACTTCTGACGAGCGGATAGAGGGGTGGTTCTCTTTCGGTGTTCACAGTGGGATCGTACCTTTGGGCAACATAGTACTGCCACGGACCGACTGCTTTTTGGTCTGATTTAACAGAATCAGCCACTTCGAGATCGAGAACTTTAACATCTTTTATAAAAGTCGTTTTGTTTGTGTCAGCATCATCGTACACATAAATTGAGCTCAGGAAGCCAATTGCATCTGTATTCGTGGAAACATGACTGATAAGGTCTTTTGGAGTTTTAAGGTCATAAACATTTTTTGCAGTACGGAAATCTTCACCATATCTGGCAGCAAAGAAATTTACTGTTCCGGCGAGTGAGTTCTCGAAAACCAGAGAAAACGGTTCTTTTGCCAGACCTTCTTTTATCTCGTCAAATTTTGTAACCTTGCCGGTGAAAATTCTCATAAGATCGTCGTGGGTCAGGACACCAAGCTTGTTATTCTTGTTCACCAGAACTGCAACTCCGTCATAGGCAATTTTTGTGTTGCGTGCAACCACTTCCCTTTTTGCCATAATTGCGGCTTCTTTTGCGTTCAACTCCCGGGCAATAAAAATGATCTGGACGGAATCCTGGAGAAGAAGGTCGACCACCTTTGATTCTGGTGCATAAATGATGTCGAGAAAAGCATTTGGGTAGAGTGTTTCGAACTGTTTTTCAAGTTCTTCAAAGACAGGTTTGAATGTTTCATCAACGGCGATCTTCTTTTTCCCCATCGTGGGTTCATCAGCCTGACCGGTTGAAATTTTATTTTCACAGGAAGTGAAAAGGAAGGCAACTGTTGCCAAAAATAATACTAGAACTCTATTGATCTTCTTCATTTGAGTTTTCCTCGCGGCTCTCCATTATCCTCTTATACGATCTGTATATCCTGAAGGTTCCATAGACGACCAGTCCGCCCGAGATAAGATACAGCTCATAATCCGAGAGATTCTCGAATAACGGGATGTATCCCAAATATACCACAACACCTGCACCAATGTAGAAGAGTGCCATGAACATTTCAAAATATCTGATAACTTGTGAAAACAATTTCGCGCCGGTTAGTGTTGAAAAGGTACCGTTTAACCTTTAATTTGAAGCGGTATCAAAATTCGTAATTTTTTTAAAGGCAAATATTAATATAAGCAGAAGAAAAAAAATAATTTAGATAATAAACTTTTCATGATGCATTTTATAAGGCATTTTTACTTTTTTTCCGGTACAATAACCTTCCTTTTTTGTATTTTTACACACCCCCTTTATTCATTCATTATGAGACAAGAGATGCTTAAAAAGTTGCTCCTGACGCTGGTCTTTTGTGTGACCACAATTTTAACCCAGTCGGTTGATATTAAAGTAAACAGTTTTCTCGTTTACGGACCCCTTAAAACAACCGGACCGGTTATCCAAACAGAAAAGAATGCCGAAATTAAATCGGTATTTTCAGATGGTGACAATATATTGCCCGTAATCGGGTTACTCGCAGATCGGGATAAATGGGATGTGCTGACTCCTTATTTTCTTGAAAATGTTGATAAGAGCAAAAATTCAATCTATTATGCAGCCTTTTATCTCGAGGTTTCCGATTTTACTTCAACCGATATGAAGGTTACCTCCAGAATGCCATACCGGGTTTATTTCGGAAGTGAGGGTAAAAAATCGAATATCGACGCACCAGACCCCGACACTTCCATCACAAAATCTGTCACAATTCCCCTGAACCTCGAAGCAGGGAAACATCTTGTTGTTATTAAAATACTTAGCGTTGGCAATGTACCCGGCGACAGAGACCTGAAAGTTTCT containing:
- a CDS encoding substrate-binding domain-containing protein; translated protein: MKKINRVLVLFLATVAFLFTSCENKISTGQADEPTMGKKKIAVDETFKPVFEELEKQFETLYPNAFLDIIYAPESKVVDLLLQDSVQIIFIARELNAKEAAIMAKREVVARNTKIAYDGVAVLVNKNNKLGVLTHDDLMRIFTGKVTKFDEIKEGLAKEPFSLVFENSLAGTVNFFAARYGEDFRTAKNVYDLKTPKDLISHVSTNTDAIGFLSSIYVYDDADTNKTTFIKDVKVLDLEVADSVKSDQKAVGPWQYYVAQRYDPTVNTEREPPLYPLVRSLTSVNFEGRAGLGQGFTAYVASEPGQRTVLRFGLVPARMPVRILQITNENIQIK